Genomic DNA from Acidobacteriota bacterium:
GAATCCTCCGATTCCCCGCCGCCTTCCGTCATGGGCTTGCGCCAAGGCCCCACTTCCAAGGGCCTAACTCACAAGAGGGGCAAGACGCTTCTCAAGCGAGCTTGGAACAATTCCGGCCCTGTTACCGTCAATCCATCTTCAGGACCATTGCCTCCGCCCATGGCCGAACCGACTCTTCGGGGCGTCGAGAGGCTATAATGACGGCTCGGATATCGAAGAAGTTGGAGAATCACATGAGAACGCGCTCATCGTTTCGCCTGGGCCTTCCGGCTCTGGCGCTGCTGCTTACGGTTTCTTTCCTTTTGCAGGGAAGCACCCTTCCCGATCTCCCCGACAAGTCGCTGGGCACCATCAATGCCGACGAATTGCGCATGCACATCGAGTTTCTGGCCTCTCCGGAACTGGGCGGACGCTACACCCTCAGCCCTCAACTGGCCGTGGTCAACCGCTACCTGGCTTCTCGCCTGCGGGCTTACGGATTCAAGGGAGCGGTGGAGGGATCGTTCCTCCAGGAATACGACGTGCGCAGATCGCTTCCCAAACCCCAGGACAGCTTGCTGACCCTGACCTCCAATCAGGGAACCGAACATAGCTTTCGCTACGGCGAGTTCGTGCTGGACGGCCCCTCGGTGGACTTTCAAGGCGAGGTGGTCTTCGTCGGCTACGGCATTTCCGCCCCCGAGCAGGGACATGACGACTACGCCGACCTCGACCTGCAAGGCAAGGTCGCCTTCGCGCTCTCGGGGGGTCCCGCGGGCATGGACGATGTCCCCGATGCCGGCGAAAAGTCGGTCATGGCCAGCCGGGCTGGAGCGGCGGGCTTCCTGTCCATGCCTCCCGAACGGTTTCTGCGCGTGATGCGCCGGCCCACCTTCAAGCGCTTCATCCTCAGCCGCGACCAGGTGAGTCTGGTTGAAAGCCCTTCCGTCAACCGGCCTTCGGCCGTCATCCTCACCCCGGACTCGGCAGCCCCCCTGCTGACGGCAGCGGGACTCGTTCTCGACATCGCCTACGATCCTCCCCCCAAATTCGACATGACGCCCAGGAGCTTGGGAATCCGGGCCGAGGCCCAGGTGGCCATGGACGAAGAGATCTTCAAGGTGGCCAACGTGGCGGGGATCCTGGAAGGGTCCGACCCCGGACTCAAGGACCAGCACATCGTCATCAGCGCGCATCAGGACCATCTCGAGACGCGCGATGACGGCACCATCTTTCCAGGAGCCGACGACGACGCTTCGGGCGTGGCCGCCGTCCTCGAGATCGCCCAGAGTTTCGCCGCCTTCCCCCCCCGCCGTTCCATTCTGGTCATGTTTCACAGCGGAGAAGAAGAGGGGCTGCTGGGTTCGCGTTACAACACCGACGTAGCCCCGGCCGTCCCCCTCGAGTCCATCGTCGCCAACCTCAACATGGACATGATCGGACGGTCCAAGGGCGAGGACGCATCAGGCCCCGGCAACAGCCTGCTCACCGGGCCCAACGGCGTCTACGTGATCGGTGCCGACCGCATAAGCCGTCAACTGCACGACATCAACATCTCCACCAACCAGGACTTCGAGAAGCTCGACTTCGACTACACCCTGAACGACCCGTCCCACCCCTCGCGCCTTTACTACCGCTCCGACCATTGGAACTACGGCAAACACGAGGTGCCTTTCATCTTCTTCTTCAGCGGTATCCACGAGGATTACCACCGTCCCTCGGACACGGTCGACAAGATCGACTTCGCCAAGACCACAGCCGTGGCGCGCCATATTTTCGCCCTGGCCTGGAGGCTGGCTACCATGGAGGAGCGGGTCAAAGCCGATTGAAAACGGACCCTCCTTCGCCAAGGCAATGGAGGGTGAGATTGAAAATCTCACATGAAAGAACACTGGATTGTCGACGAGCCCAGCGGGCAAGCAAAAGCCTCCCTGATTCTGGCCCATGGCGCGGGAGCGGCCATGGATACGCCCTTCATGGACTCGCTGGCGCGAGCAATGGCGCAAGGCGGGGTGCGCGTGATCCGCTTCGAGTTTCCCTACATGCAGCAGCGCCGCCAGGATGGCCGGCTCCGCCCGCCCGACCGCCCGCCCAAGCTGCTGGCGGCCTGGAAAGAAGCCATCGAGGACGCCCGCGCCGAGTTCCCTTCCCAGCCCCTCTTCATCGGCGGCAAGTCGATGGGCGGACGCATCGCCAGCATGGTCGCAGACGAGTTCCGAGTGACCGGCCTTATCTGCCTGGGCTACCCCTTCCACCCTCCGGGACGCCCTCAAAACCTGCGCACCGAGCACCTTGAGGACCTGACCACTCCCACCCTGATCCTTCAAGGCGAACGCGATCCTTTCGGCAAGCCCGAGGAGATTGCCGGCTACACCCTCTCCGACGCCATCAGCGTCGAGTACCTCCCCGACGGCGACCACTCCTTCAAACCCCGCAAGTCTTCCGGCCACACCCTGGATGAAAACATCAATACCTCCATCGGTAAGATGCGGGAATTCATCGACGGGAACTAGTCCAATGACTGCCGGCGGAGCGCGCCGCCCCTGCCGCCTTCAAGAGCTCCGCACTATGAGCCACCTCGCCGTGGTATGCTTACCGGCTTCTAGCGAGGTGCGATTTTGAATGGTGTGATGGAACGCGAAACGGTACAGGAACAAGGGCTGCAGCGGCGTGAGGACGTGCGCAATCTGGCCATCATCGCCCACGTCGACCACGGCAAGACCACGCTGGTGGACGCCATGCTCAAGCAGAGCGGCATCTTCCGCGACAATCAGGAAGTGGCCGAGCGCATCATGGACTCCATCGACCTGGAGCGCGAGCGGGGCATCACCATCATGGCCAAGAACACGGCCATCGACTACGGTCCCACCCGCATCAACATCGTCGACACCCCCGGACACGCCGACTTCGGAGGCGAGGTGGAGCGCACCCTCAAGATGGTGGACGGCGTGCTCCTGCTGGTGGACGCCGCCGAAGGTCCCCTGCCCCAGACCCGCTTCGTGCTGCGCAAGGCTCTGGAAGCCGAGCTGACGCCCATCGTGGTCATCAACAAGATCGACCGCTCCGACGCCCGTCCCGCCCAGGTGCTGGACGAGATCTACGACCTCTTCATCGACCTCGACGCCTCGGAAGAGCAAATCGACTTCCCGGTCTTTTACTGCGTGGCCCGGGAGGGAATCTGCCGCCTCCAACCCGAAGGCCAGGATCACTCCCTGCAGCCCCTCTTCGAAGAGATCGTGCGCACCGTGCCGGCTCCCTTTTACGATCCGCAGGCCCCGCTTCAGTTCCTGGTCATCAACCTCGACTACGACGACTACGTGGGGCGTCTGGCCATCGGACGCGTCTTCAACGGACGCATCCGCAAGAGCCAGGAAATCTCCTGCTGCCACCGCGACGGCAGCGTCAGCCGCGCCAAGGTGACTCACCTGATGGGTTACTCCAACCTCAAGCGCGTCCCCATCGAGGAAGCGCGGGCGGGAGACATCATCGCCCTGGCCGGCACCGACAAGATTTCCATCGGCGAAACCGTCTCCGATCCCGAAGAGCCGCGGGCGCTGCCCTTCATCGACGTCGACGAGCCCACCTTGTCGATGATCTTCCGTATCAACGACTCGCCCATGTCGGGACGCGAAGGCACCCACGTGACCTCGCGGAAGCTGCGCGAACGCCTCCTCAAGGAAGCCCTTCACAACGTGGCCGTCAAGGTGGAGGACACCGATTCGCCCGACGCCTTCAAGGTTTCGGGGCGCGGCGAGCTGCAGATGG
This window encodes:
- a CDS encoding M28 family peptidase → MRTRSSFRLGLPALALLLTVSFLLQGSTLPDLPDKSLGTINADELRMHIEFLASPELGGRYTLSPQLAVVNRYLASRLRAYGFKGAVEGSFLQEYDVRRSLPKPQDSLLTLTSNQGTEHSFRYGEFVLDGPSVDFQGEVVFVGYGISAPEQGHDDYADLDLQGKVAFALSGGPAGMDDVPDAGEKSVMASRAGAAGFLSMPPERFLRVMRRPTFKRFILSRDQVSLVESPSVNRPSAVILTPDSAAPLLTAAGLVLDIAYDPPPKFDMTPRSLGIRAEAQVAMDEEIFKVANVAGILEGSDPGLKDQHIVISAHQDHLETRDDGTIFPGADDDASGVAAVLEIAQSFAAFPPRRSILVMFHSGEEEGLLGSRYNTDVAPAVPLESIVANLNMDMIGRSKGEDASGPGNSLLTGPNGVYVIGADRISRQLHDINISTNQDFEKLDFDYTLNDPSHPSRLYYRSDHWNYGKHEVPFIFFFSGIHEDYHRPSDTVDKIDFAKTTAVARHIFALAWRLATMEERVKAD
- a CDS encoding alpha/beta fold hydrolase, producing MKEHWIVDEPSGQAKASLILAHGAGAAMDTPFMDSLARAMAQGGVRVIRFEFPYMQQRRQDGRLRPPDRPPKLLAAWKEAIEDARAEFPSQPLFIGGKSMGGRIASMVADEFRVTGLICLGYPFHPPGRPQNLRTEHLEDLTTPTLILQGERDPFGKPEEIAGYTLSDAISVEYLPDGDHSFKPRKSSGHTLDENINTSIGKMREFIDGN
- the typA gene encoding translational GTPase TypA, producing the protein MERETVQEQGLQRREDVRNLAIIAHVDHGKTTLVDAMLKQSGIFRDNQEVAERIMDSIDLERERGITIMAKNTAIDYGPTRINIVDTPGHADFGGEVERTLKMVDGVLLLVDAAEGPLPQTRFVLRKALEAELTPIVVINKIDRSDARPAQVLDEIYDLFIDLDASEEQIDFPVFYCVAREGICRLQPEGQDHSLQPLFEEIVRTVPAPFYDPQAPLQFLVINLDYDDYVGRLAIGRVFNGRIRKSQEISCCHRDGSVSRAKVTHLMGYSNLKRVPIEEARAGDIIALAGTDKISIGETVSDPEEPRALPFIDVDEPTLSMIFRINDSPMSGREGTHVTSRKLRERLLKEALHNVAVKVEDTDSPDAFKVSGRGELQMAILIEMMRREGYELSVGKPQVITRDIEGRLHEPYETVFIDLPEEYVGAVTKNLGQRKGRMKEMVNHGSGRVRLQFVAPSRGLIGFRGEFLTETRGTGVLHHQFESWQEWQGEIPRRNTGALIADRAGRVTPYAVGNLAPRGDLFVPPGTEVYEGMIVGEHKRGNDLDVNITRERKLTNVRSSTGEELEHLAPPRKLSLEQAIEFIADDELVEVTPAAYRLRKKVLKANFRK